The proteins below come from a single Aegilops tauschii subsp. strangulata cultivar AL8/78 chromosome 6, Aet v6.0, whole genome shotgun sequence genomic window:
- the LOC109756352 gene encoding uncharacterized protein — protein sequence MEAYLVEVRKIEKQFLGLELQHVPRGTNKDADDIAKRASRRLPKEPDVFEERLFKPSAAPPSAEPVPPREDLPEAPSSGAPACGPTSGARLLLALEPQEGCWTEEFKAYLLRGTLPDKEEDAEWVARQATAYCVQDGELYLRRPNNISLRCISRE from the coding sequence atggaggcataccttgtGGAGGTACGCAAAATTGAAAAACAATTCTTGGGTCTAGAACTGCAGCATGTGCCGCGCGGCACAAACAAGGATGCAGACGACATCGCTAAGAGGGCGTCACGGCGCCTGCCTAAGGAGCCCGACGTCTTTGAGGAACGACTCTTCAAGCCGTCTGCAGCTCCGCCCTCAGCAGAACCAGTACCGCCTCGCGAGGACCTCCCTGAGGCCCCTTCGTCGGGCGCCCCAGcatgtggcccgacctcaggagctcgcctcCTTCTTGCGCTGGAACCTCAGGAGGGATGTTGGACTGAGGAGTTCAAGGCGTACCTGCTGCGGGGCACCCTACCAGATAAGGAGGAGGACGCAGAGTGGGTGGCACGTCAGGCTACAGCGTACTGCGTTCAGGATGGTGAGCTCTACCTGAGGCGCCCAAACAACATCTCCTTGCGATGCATTTCCAGGGAGTAG